The following coding sequences are from one Triticum dicoccoides isolate Atlit2015 ecotype Zavitan chromosome 4A, WEW_v2.0, whole genome shotgun sequence window:
- the LOC119286901 gene encoding zinc finger protein CONSTANS-LIKE 6-like has product MASAGAAIGARAARACDGCMRRRARWHCAADDAYLCQACDASVHSANPLARRHHRVRLPSSSSPAATSSLQHADPDEPAWLHGLKRRPRTPRSKPGMVGKHGAPAAAKAAAASAVPDLEAEDSGSGIVGDNDEGHGVEVDDEDLLYRVPVFDPMLAELYNPVPVDEFREPLEQKPSVCCFSSLANQPSSEYASGVAEAADGFSGFDVVPDMELASFAADMESLLMGGVEEGFDDLRFLDEEKPQLNLDFDMADFDDQSTAAPAPEQELGDRKRKRSDSGMILKLDYERVIDSWAHDGGSPWFYGERPHIDPSDDSWLDLPAGSRGFGLGAAVTAVTGGEREARVSRYREKRRTRLFAKKIRYEVRKLNAEKRPRMKGRFVKRTALPPLPPRPPMVLAGHGHGGAHGRFRF; this is encoded by the exons ATGGCGAGCGCCGGCGCGGCGATCGGTGCGCGCGCGGCCCGCGCCTGCGACGGCTGCATGCGGCGGCGGGCGCGGTGGCACTGCGCCGCGGACGACGCGTACCTGTGCCAGGCGTGCGACGCCTCCGTCCACTCGGCCAACCCGCTCGCGCGGCGCCACCACCGGGTGCGCCTCCCCTCCTCGTCCTCgccggccgccacctcctcccttcaGCACGCCGACCCCGACGAGCCCGCGTGGCTGCACGGGCTCAAGCGCCGGCCGCGCACGCCGCGGTCGAAGCCCGGGATGGTGGGCAAGCacggcgcgcccgccgccgcgAAGGCCGCGGCTGCCTCGGCGGTCCCCGATCTCGAGGCGGAGGACTCCGGCTCCGGCATCGTGGGTGACAACGACGAAGGCCACGGCGTGGAGGTCGACGACGAGGATCTCCTGTACCGCGTCCCGGTGTTCGACCCCATGCTCGCCGAGCTCTACAACCCCGTGCCGGTCGACGAGTTCCGGGAGCCCCTCGAGCAGAAGCCTTCCGTCTGCTGCTTCTCGTCGCTTGCCAATCAGCCGTCGTCGGAGTACGCCTCGGGCGTGGCGGAGGCGGCCGACGGGTTCTCCGGGTTCGACGTCGTCCCGGACATGGAGCTCGCCAGCTTCGCCGCGGACATGGAGAGCCTGCTCATGGGAGGAGTAGAAGAGGGGTTCGACGACCTGCGGTTCTTGGACGAAGAGAAGCCCCAGCTGAACCTTGACTTCGACATGGCGGACTTCGATGATCAGAGCACCGCGGCGCCTGCGCCGGAGCAAGAGTTAGGGGACAGGAAAAGGAAGCGGTCGGACTCGGGGATGATACTTAAGCTCGACTACGAGAGGGTTATCGACTCCTGGGCCCATGACGGCGGCTCGCCGTGGTTCTACGGCGAGCGCCCCCACATCGACCCCAGTGATGATTCCTGGCTGGACTTGCCG GCGGGGAGCCGTGGATTCGGGCTCGGCGCAGCGGTGACGGCGGTGACCGGCGGCGAGCGGGAGGCGCGGGTGTCGCGGTACCGGGAGAAGCGGCGGACGCGGCTGTTCGCCAAGAAGATCCGGTACGAGGTGCGCAAGCTCAACGCCGAGAAGCGGCCGCGGATGAAGGGCCGGTTCGTCAAGCGCACCGCGCTGCCACCGCTGCCGCCGCGGCCGCCGATGGTGCTCGCGGGCCACGGCCACGGCGGCGCGCACGGGCGCTTCCGTTTTTGA
- the LOC119286900 gene encoding phosphatidylinositol 4-kinase alpha 1-like: protein MEALNELCDLVAAHPDLLLADKLTWLTSRCAPPASPASPAQRATRAHLHSLLALARLLPAGAGPPAAPLLAFLASRAFLAPAFWPQSFAPAPFLAKLLPLLAAAPASPALSSALSAALLAALDAADPASAPLARAFLSAAAAKPPQLLPADTAPVAQRLFLEFPGSDEAPPRAKGKGEDAAGEQNGGIKEAVQRFEGEQIEALERKEVAFRLIVQMLGGEGGLEANKVAKVRNAAAWQVRSLTDFLKIRKRDWKEQGAQLRVRINTKLSCCQAAVVVLVRSVSVLDADSKASKDMLQQTLAWFIEATKSCILSSWRKLKICEELFCTLLNGISQITVSRGGQLLPVLLIPLKPLVVSTCSQADMTGCSPGALFEAVVKLSCEIIEFGWTKDRALVDTFIMRLAAYVRERNDYEEEDGKGKDTVPVMRLNVVRLLAELCVCLKRWEVVDMILPLFIEHLEEGDASAPSLLRLKLLDAISRVACLGFEKSYRESIVLMTRSYLDKVKAVGAAENNTLPSEATAERTETLPAGFLLVASNLTSTKLRSDYRHRLLSLCSDVGLAAESKSGRSGADLMGPLLPAVAEICSDFDPVSSVEPSLLKLFRNLWFYIVLFGLAPPIQNNQASTKPVSTPLNTGESCVALQAVAGPYMWNSQWSVAVQRIAQGSPPLVVSSVKWLEDELELNALHNPGSRRGNGDEKAAVGQRTALSAALGGRVEVAAMSTISGVKATYLLAVAFLEILRFSGSGGILSATLNKSNSSFGCVFEYLLTPNLTPAVTQCLTAVVHRAFETMLSWLEERTSDIGEESNVRESVLSVHAGFLIKSMSQRDEHVRDLSVKLLTQLKEKFPQVLWNSSCLDLLLISVHNELTSGPVSDPAWVATIRSLYQKIAREWITSALSYAPCTTQGLIQENFCKPSGAQRTQHTADVVSLLSEIRICIGKNDWNGIRTANIPAVMDSAAAASGARKEAPDITLEVLSTAVVSATVKCNHAGEIAGMRRLFSTMGGLNMGVSPPGTQSGQAPQSFDEVFLSKFVRLLQDFVVTAEKQPIDNSQFRETCSQATALLLDHLVSDSRTNLEGFSQLIRLLCWCPAYISTPDAMETGIYIWTWLVSAAPSLGPLVLAELVDAWLWTMDTKRGLFASDMKYCGPDAKLRPHLIAGEPEAPPEKDPVEAIIAHRLWLGFFIDRFEVVRHDSIEQLLLLGRMLQGMMKSPTHFSHHPAATGTFFTAMQLGLNFCSCQDQFNLQKCNMGLQLLEDRVYRAALGWFAYAPEFYESPNKSFAQREAQSVSIFVHNLQNTSSTDSGSKPQGREGELNTADQIHPVWGSVDNYATAKEKRKQLLLMLSQNEADRLEVWAQPINTKDTSTFRGKISSDKWIDHCRTAFAVDPRIALSMPMRFPTNATLQSEITQLVQTHILELRTIPEALPFFITPKAVDENSALLQQLPHWAPCSVTQALEFFTSPYKGHPRVMAYVLRVMETYPPETVTFFMPQLVQSLRYDDGKLVEGYLLGAARRSNIFAHILIWHLQGECEEDDNEKEGAAPKPNAFQSLLPAVREKIVDGFTQEARDMFEREFDFFDKVTSISGVLFPLPKEERRAGIKRELEKITIPGDDLYLPTATNKLVRGIQLDSGIPLQSAAKVPIMITFNVIDRDGNPNDVMPQACIFKVGDDCRQDVLALQVIALLRDIFEAVGLNLYLFPYGVLPTGPERGIIEVVPNTRSRNQMGETTDGGLLEIFQQDYGPVGSPSFEAARQMFIVSSAGYAVASLLLQPKDRHNGNLLFDSQGRLVHIDFGFILEISPGGNMGFESAHFKLSHEMTQLLDPSGTMKSDTWNQFLRLCVKGYLAGRRHMNGIVTTVQLMVDSGLPCFSRGEPIANLRKRFHPEMNEREAANFMVRTCVDAYNKWTTAGYDLIQYLQQGIEK from the exons ATGGAGGCGCTGAACGAGCTCTGCGACCTGGTGGCCGCGCACCCGGATCTCCTCCTCGCCGACAAGCTCACCTGGCTCACCTCCCGCTGCGCGCCGCCCGCGTCCCCCGCGTCCCCCGCGCAGCGCGCGACCCGGGCGCACCTCCACTCGCTCCTCGCCCTCGCGCGCCTCCTCCCCGCGGGCGCCGGCCCGCCGGCGGCCCCGCTCCTCGCCTTCCTCGCCTCCCGCGCCTTCCTCGCGCCGGCCTTCTGGCCGCAGTCCTTCGCGCCCGCGCCCTTCCTCGCCAAGCTCCTCCCACTCCTCGCCGCCGCGCCCGCCTCCCCCGCCCTCTCCTCCGCGCTCTCCGCCGCGCTCCTCGCCGCGCTCGACGCCGCCGACCCCGCCTCCGCGCCGCTCGCCCGGGCCTTCCTCTCCGCCGCGGCCGCCAAGCCCCCGCAGCTCCTCCCCGCCGACACCGCGCCCGTCGCCCAGCGCCTCTTCCTCGAGTTCCCTGGCTCCGACGAGGCCCCGCCCAGGGCCAAGGGGAAGGGGGAGGACGCGGCGGGGGAGCAGAATGGAGGGATCAAGGAGGCGGTGCAGAGGTTCGAGGGGGAGCAGATCGAGGCCCTCGAGCGCAAGGAGGTCGCCTTCAGGCTCATCGTTCAGATGCTCGGGGGCGAGGGCGGGCTGGAGGCCAACAAGGTTGCCAAGGTCAGGAATGCTGCCGCATGGCAGGTCCGTTCGCTCACGGATTTTCTCAAG ATTAGGAAGCGGGACTGGAAGGAGCAGGGTGCACAACTGAGGGTGAGGATAAACACCAAATTATCGTGTTGCCAAGCTGCGGTGGTGGTTCTGGTCCGGAGTGTCTCGGTCTTGGACGCTGACAGCAAAGCATCCAAGGACATGCTTCAGCAGACTCTTGCTTGGTTCATCGAAGCCACCAAGTCGTGCATCCTCTCATCCTGGCGAAAACTCAAGATTTGTGAGGAGCTCTTTTGCACTCTGCTCAATGGGATCAGCCAGATAACAGTCTCGCGTGGGGGCCAGCTCCTGCCGGTTCTGCTGATTCCCTTGAAACCGCTTGTTGTCAGCACATGTTCGCAG GCTGACATGACGGGCTGTAGCCCTGGTGCTTTGTTCGAGGCAGTGGTGAAGTTGAGCTGTGAGATCATAGAGTTTGGCTGGACAAAGGATAGGGCTCTAGTTGACACATTCATTATGCGTTTAGCTGCATATGTTCGTGAACGGAATGATTATGAGGAAGAG GATGGTAAAGGAAAAGACACAGTTCCGGTGATGCGACTTAATGTAGTACGCCTTCTGGCTGAGTTGTGTGTATGCTTGAAAAGATGGGAAGTTGTAGACATGATCTTGCCCCTTTTCATTGAACATCTAGAGGAGGGTGACGCTTCAGCTCCAAGTTTATTGCGTCTAAAA TTGTTAGATGCAATATCTCGTGTGGCATGCTTGGGTTTTGAAAAATCATACCGTGAGAGCATTGTATTGATGACAAGAAGCTACCTGGATAAGGTTAAAGCTGTAGGAGCTGCAGAGAACAACACATTGCCATCAGAAGCAACAGCTGAGCGAACAGAG ACTCTTCCCGCAGGTTTCTTACTTGTTGCTTCCAACCTCACTAGCACAAAACTCAGATCTGATTATCGTCATAGGTTGTTGTCCCTGTGCTCTGATGTGGGGCTAGCCGCTGAATCTAAAAGTGGGAG GAGTGGTGCTGATTTGATGGGCCCGTTACTTCCTGCGGTTGCTGAAATATGTTCAGATTTTGATCCAGTGTCCTCTGTCGAGCCATctctattgaaattgtttcgcaacCTGTGGTTCTATATTGTCTTGTTTGGTTTAGCTCCTCCGATACAGAACAACCAGGCATCTACAAAACCTGTTTCCACTCCGTTAAACACTGGGGAGAGCTGTGTAGCCCTGCAAGCTGTTGCTGGACCCTACATGTGGAATAGCCAATGGTCTGTAGCAGTGCAACGCATTGCACAAGGATCTCCGCCGCTG GTTGTCAGTTCAGTGAAATGGCTTGAAGATGAGCTAGAGTTAAATGCTCTGCATAATCCAGGCAGTCGTCGTGGCAATGGTGATGAAAAGGCAGCTGTTGGACAGAGAACTGCACTTTCTGCAGCTTTGGGAggtcgagttgaggtagcagcaaTGAGTACAATTTCAG gaGTTAAAGCTACATATCTCCTCGCAGTTGCTTTCCTTGAGATATTGCGTTTTAGCGGCAGTGGTGGCATACTTTCAGCTACATTGAATAAATCAAATAGTTCGTTCGGTTGTGTGTTTGAGTATCTGCTTACTCCCAACTTGACACCAGCAGTAACTCAGTGTTTGACGGCAGTTGTGCACAGAGCTTTTGAAACAATGTTGTCATGGCTG GAGGAACGTACGTCTGACATAGGCGAAGAATCTAATGTGAGAGAATCTGTTCTTTCCGTTCATGCTGGCTTCCTTATAAAGAGCATGTCACAAAGGGATGAACATGTTCGTGATCTGAGTGTTAAGTTGTTAACTCAGCTAAAGGAAAAATTTCCACAG GTTCTGTGGAACTCCTCATGCTTGGATTTACTTCTAATATCTGTTCATAATGAGTTGACTTCTGGTCCTGTCAGTGATCCTGCTTGGGTTGCCACTATACGCTCACTATATCAGAAGATTGCTAGGGAATGGATAACAAGTGCTCTTTCATATGCTCCATGTACCACTCAAGGCCTAATACAG GAAAACTTTTGCAAGCCGAGTGGTGCACAAAGAACGCAGCATACGGCAGATGTTGTCTCACTTTTATCCGAGATACGTATTTGTATTGGAAAGAATGATTGGAATGGCATCAGGACTGCTAATATCCCAGCAGTTATGGATTCTGCTGCAGCAGCATCAGGAGCGAGAAAAGAAGCACCTGACATCACCCTGGAAGTATTGTCAACTGCAGTAGTGAGTGCAACTGTGAAATGTAACCATGCAGGGGAGATTGCTGGTATGAGAAGGCTGTTCAGTACTATGGGCGGCTTAAACATGGGTGTGTCTCCTCCTGGTACACAGTCTGGGCAGGCCCCACAGTCATTTGATGAAGTTTTTCTGTCCAAATTTGTTCGGCTTCTTCAGGACTTTGTTGTTACGGCGGAAAAACAACCAATAGATAATTCACAATTTCGTGAAACTTGTTCTCAGGCTACAGCATTACTTCTTGATCATCTG GTATCTGATTCTCGAACGAATCTGGAAGGGTTTTCTCAGCTTATACGACTTCTATGCTGGTGCCCTGCTTATATTTCTACCCCTGATGCAATGGAGACTGGAATTTATATCTGGACATGGCTAGTTTCTGCAGCACCTTCTTTAGGTCCTCTTGTGCTTGCGGAACTTGTTGATGCATGGCTGTGGACAATGGATACAAAACGTGGTTTGTTTGCATCTGATATGAAGTACTGTGGGCCTGATGCAAAATTGAGGCCACATCTTATTGCTGGTGAACCTGAGGCACCACCAGAAAAGGATCCAGTTGAAGCAATAATTGCCCATAGGCTCTGGCTTGGCTTCTTTATTGATCGCTTTGAG GTGGTTCGGCATGATAGCATTGAGCAACTTCTACTTCTAGGCCGTATGCTGCAAGGGATGATGAAGTCTCCAACTCATTTTTCTCACCATCCTGCTGCTACTGGCACTTTCTTTACCGCGATGCAACTTGGTCTGAACTTTTGCTCGTGCCAGGATCAATTTAACTTGCAGAAATGTAATATGGGGCTTCAGTTGTTAGAGGACAGAGTATACCG TGCTGCTTTGGGATGGTTTGCTTATGCACCTGAATTTTATGAGTCTCCAAACAAAAGTTTTGCTCAGAGAGAGGCCCAGTCTGTTTCAATATTTGTGCACAATCTGCAAAATACCAGTTCCACTGATTCTGGTTCGAAGCCACAGGGACGTGAAGGTGAACTTAACACG GCGGATCAGATCCACCCAGTGTGGGGTTCTGTGGATAACTATGCAACTGCGAAAGAAAAGCGTAAGCAATTACTTTTGATGCTTTCTCAGAATGAGGCGGACAGGCTTGAAGTCTGGGCACAACCAATAAACACAAA AGACACGTCAACATTTCGTGGCAAAATTAGCTCAGACAAATGGATTGATCACTGCAGAACTGCTTTTGCTGTTGATCCTCGAATTGCACTCTCTATGCCTATGAGGTTTCCGACAAATGCAACATTGCAGTCTGAAATTACTCAGTTGGTACAG ACACACATACTGGAGCTCCGTACAATTCCTGAAGCATTACCGTTTTTCATCACTCCAAAGGCAGTGGACGAAAACTCAGCACTGTTACAGCAACTTCCACACTGGGCTCCGTGTTCTGTTACGCAGGCATTGGAGTTTTTTACCTCTCCTTATAAAGGACATCCCCGTGTTATGGCATATGTTCTTCGTGTCATGGAGACTTATCCACCTGAGACTGTCACCTTTTTTATGCCACAGTTGGTACAGTCTCTCAGATACGATGATGGG AAATTAGTTGAAGGATACTTGCTTGGAGCTGCTCGAAGAAGTAATATATTTGCTCACATCTTAATATGGCATCTGCAG GGGGAATGTGAGGAAGATGACAATGAAAAGGAAGGAGCTGCCCCAAAG CCCAATGCATTCCAGTCCTTGCTTCCTGCTGTTAGGGAGAAAATTGTTGACGGTTTCACTCAGGAAGCTCGGGACATGTTTGAAAGAGAGTTTGATTTTTTTGACAAGGTCACCTCAATTTCTGGTGTTcttttccctctccccaaggaagagcGAAGAGCTGGTATTAAAAG GGAGCTGGAGAAGATTACTATTCCAGGTGACGACCTCTATCTACCTACTGCAACAAACAAGTTAGTACGGGGCATACAGCTGGACAGTGGTATTCCTCTCCAGTCTGCCGCAAAAGTTCCAATAATGATTACTTTTAACGTGATTGATCGTGACGGGAACCCAAATGATGTAATGCCACAGGCTTGCATTTTTAAG GTTGGTGATGACTGTAGGCAGGATGTGCTGGCCCTTCAAGTTATTGCCCTATTAAGGGACATATTTGAAGCAGTCGGATTAAACCTGTATCTCTTTCCCTATGGTGTTTTGCCCACTGGCCCTGAACGAGGCATAATTGAG GTTGTCCCAAATACTCGGAGTAGAAATCAAATGGGTGAAACAACTGATGGTGGTTTATTAGAAATATTTCAGCAAGATTATGGCCCTGTAGGGTCACCTTCTTTTGAAGCTGCACGTCAAATGTTTATTGTTAGTAGTGCTGGATATGCTGTTGCCAGCCTGCTTCTTCAACCGAAGGATCGGCATAATGGCAATCTTCTCTTTGATAG CCAGGGGAGACTAGTTCATATTGATTTCGGATTTATTTTGGAGATTTCCCCTGGAGGTAACATGGGGTTTGAGAGTGCACATTTCAAGCTAAGCCATGAGATGACTCAATTGCTTGATCCATCTGGAACTATGAAGAGTGACACCTGGAATCAGTTTCTCAG ACTGTGTGTCAAGGGATACCTAGCGGGAAGGAGACACATGAATGGCATTGTAACTACAGTACAGTTGATGGTGGACAGTGGACTCCCTTGCTTTAGCAGGGGAGAGCCCATTGCTAATCTTCGGAAGCGGTTTCATCCAGAGATGAATGAGCGCGAGGCGGCCAATTTCATGGTACGGACATGTGTTGATGCCTACAACAAATGGACCACCGCTGGGTACGATTTGATTCAATACTTGCAGCAAGGTATTGAGAAATAG